DNA sequence from the Pedobacter sp. W3I1 genome:
GCTAAAAGGGCGTAACCGGGGGAAGGAGATGCTGAACTTACTTTGCCAGTACTGTTTTTCGAGATAGGATAGGTGTAGGGCCGTAAAAAATGAATCTGTCCGCCAGTCTTCCAGTCCGATTAAAACACCCAGCCCCATTTTATGGATGCCAGCCTGTCCCAATCGATCGGGTGTTTCTAAGCGGTATAAGAAGTTAGATTTTTTGCCTTTAGGGTGGTGTTTGCGGTAATCGTCCTGATGGTAGGTTTCCTGGTAAACCAATACCGTATTTAGCCCGTGCGGAATAAGGGTTTCATAGTCGGCTACATCCAAAGGCTGTACCTCCATGGAGATATGGGCAAAATGCGGACTGATCAGATCCAATACTTTTTTAAAATAATCGGTATGTACACTTTGGTTGGCTTCGCCGGTAACCAGTAAAACATGGTCGTATCCCATCCCTTTAATTACGGCAACCTCCTGCATAATTTCCATCGGGTTGAGGGTGCGCCGCCGCACTTTATTATCGTAACTGAAACCGCAATAGGTACAAATGTTGTTGCACTCGTTAGAGAGGTAAAGGGGGATGTACATCTGGATTACCCGGCCAAAACGATCTAAAGTTAAACGCTGGCTAATCTGTGCCATATCTTCAAGATAAGGCAATGCCGCAGGTGAAATCAGCGCCTTAAAATCATCCAGGCTGCGCTGCGTACTATCGAGCGCCCTTTCCACATCGGCCGCTGTTTTATCGTAAATACTGGCTTTGGCATCGTCCCAGTTGTAGGATTCGAATACCGTATTAAAACTGTTCATCAAGAAATGCGGTTAGTGGGCTACTGGCTGCGGCAAAATGTTGCTGGCCACCCAGTTTAGCTTCAAAGGCCATTCTGCCGGCTTCTACAGCCATTTTAAAGGCAATAGCCATATTGGTTGGATCTTTAGCTATGGCAATTGCGGTATTCACCAAAACAGCGTCGGCACCAATTTCCATGGCTTTAGCCGCATCAGATGGTGCACCTATCCCGGCATCGATAATGACCGGAACCCTGCTCTGGCTGATAATGATCTCTAAAAAATCGATGGTTCTTAAGCCTTTATTACTGCCAATGGGCGAGCCTAAAGGCATCACCGCTGCGGTACCCACATCTTCTAAACGTTTACATAAAACCGGATCGGCGTGGATATAAGGCAACACCACGAAGCCGAGTTTAACCAGTTCTTCGGTCGCCTTAAGCGTTTCAATCGGGTCGGGCATCAGGTATTTGGGGTCGGGATGGATTTCCAGTTTAATCCAATTGGTTTCTAAGGCTTCGCGTGCCAGCTGTGCGGCAAAAATAGCTTCTTTTGCATTACGCACACCAGAAGTATTGGGCAAGAGGTTGATGTGCGGGTGTTTAAGGTGTTGCAGGATATCGTCGTCCTTGTCTTTTAAATCGACACGTTTAAGGGCCACGGTAACCAGTTCGGATGCCGAGGCCATTAAGGCGCTTTCCATCTCTTTGGCCGAACTAAATTTTCCGGTTCCGGTAAAGAGGCGCGAACTAAAGGTTTGATCTGCAATGGTTAACATATCTGTAATTTTTAAATCGAATGAATATTGAATTTACTGTTGATTTCTTCAAGAACCGCAGCCATTTGTGTTTGGTTGGTGAGCGCTGCCGATATCGCAATACCATAAATGCCAGTTTCGAGTATGGCAGGAATATCTGCGGCTTCGATACCACCAATGGCCACAATGGGTGTTTTGATACCAGCCTGCTGTACTTTTTCCATCAATTTTTGATAACCCTCGAGGCCTACAATCGGACTTAGGTTTTCTTTAGTATGCGTAAAACGGAAAGGGCCAAGGCCAATGTAATCGGCACCTTCGGCCACCCTTTGTAAAATGTGTTCGAAGGTATTGGCTGTACCACCAATGAGCTGTGTAGGGCTGATCACTTTTCGGGCTTCGGCAATGGGCATATCCTGCAAACCCAGGTGTACGCCATAACTGCCCACCGCCTTGGCCAGGTACGGATAGTCGTTTATAATGAGCTTGGCACCATACCTTTCGCATAAGGCCTGTGCCGCATTGGCAAAAGGCAGGATTTCAGCTTCCGATTGGTTTTTAATACGGAGCTGAATCCATTTTCCGCCAGCTTGAAGCACCGCCTCAATGGCATCTAAATGGGTGCCAGTTCGGGGCGCTTGTGAAATATATTGTAAGGGATGAATCATGTTGAAGTTTTTAAAGCGGTTGATGGTGCGCCAGGCAATGCTGCTGCGCTTTTTTAAAATTGATTAAAGCTTGAGCCGGATCGTTCCAGATACTGCCCAATAGGGCAATACCATCGAAATTCATTTCTTTTACCTGATCGATCTGGTTGAGGCCAATGCCACCAAGGGCGATCATTTTTGGCTGGGTGCTCTTCTTGTTCAACCGGAAACCTGGAGGTATAAGCCCTAAATAACCAGGTTTAGAAAGGCTGTTGAATACAGGGCCAAAAAAGCTGTAATGGTATGACCGGATCTGATCCAGGTCTGATAACTGGTGGATGGAAGTGCTGAATACCTTGTGTTTAGGTAGTTCTTCATCTCCTCTACTTTTTCTGAAACTTTCGGTATGGTGGATCCTGTTGATGTTGTAATCGTTAGCCAGCGAATGAAAATGGTGTAAAGCAATCTGCGGACGATATTCGGGTAAAATCCCTTCAATAATCCTCCGGTAGTCGCCTTCATTGGCATTTTCCTTACGTAAATGGAAAACCTGTAAACCAGCTTCGAAAAGCTGATTTACAAGAGGACATTCTTCCTTAAAAATAGTCGGTTTGGCGATTACAATCAGTTCCATTGCGGCTTAAAAATAAATTTCGCTTCCTTTTTCGGTAAATTCTTTCGATTTCTCCTGCATGCCTTTTGCCAAAGCATCTTCTGCTTCTACACCTTGTTTCGCGGCATACTCCCTCACGTCCTGCGTAATTTTCATCGAGCAGAAATTCGGACCGCACATGGAACAGAAATGCGCAATTTTGGCGCCCTCTGCAGGTAAAGTTTCATCATGAAACTCTTTTGCCGTATCCGGATCGAGCGAGAGGTTAAACTGATCTTCCCATCTAAACTCAAAGCGCGCTTTACTTAAAGCATTATCGCGGTATTGTGCACCTGGGTGGCCTTTGGCTAAATCGGCCGCATGGGCAGCAATTTTATAGGTAATTACACCGTCTTTAACATCCTTTTTGTTCGGCAAACCCAGGTGTTCTTTTGGGGTGACATAACAAAGCATGGCTGTGCCAAACCACCCAATCATGGCAGCGCCAATAGCTGAGGTAATGTGATCGTAACCGGGCGCAATATCGATCGTTAAAGGGCCTAAAGTATAAAAAGGCGCTTCGCCACAATGTTCCAGTTGTTTTTCCATATTGGTTTTAATCAGGTGCATGGGTACATGCCCGGGGCCCTCTATAATGGTTTGTACATCATGTTTCCAGGCTATCTTAGTGAGTTCGCCAAGGGTTTCGAGCTCCGAAAACTGTGCAGCATCATTCGCATCGGCAATACAGCCAGGCCTTAAACCATCACCCAATGAAAAGGCTACATCATAGGCTTTCATAATTTCGCAGATCTCCTCAAAATGGGTATACAGGAAATTTTCTTTATGATGGGCCAGGCACCATTTGGCCATAATGGATCCGCCCCGCGAAACAATACCGGTAATCCTTTTAGCGGTTAAAGGCACGTAACGGAGCAGTACACCGGCATGGATGGTAAAATAATCTACACCCTGTTCTGCCTGCTCAATTAAAGTATCTCGGAAGATTTCCCAGGTGAGGTCTTCGGCTTTGCCATTTACTTTTTCTAAAGCCTGGTAAATGGGAACAGTACCGATGGGCACCGGCGAATTGCGGATAATCCATTCGCGGGTTTCGTGAATATTTTTCCCTGTTGATAAATCCATAATGGTATCGGCTCCCCAACGGCAGGCCCATACGGCTTTTTCTACTTCTTCTTCAATAGTAGAAGTAACGGCCGAGTTACCGATATTGGCGTTAATTTTCACCAGGAAGTTTCGGCCAATAATCATAGGCTCGAGCTCGGGATGATTGATATTGCAGGGGATTACTGCCCGGCCAGCGGCTACCTCTGCCCTTACAAATTCGGGTGTAATGTAACCTTTTGGGGTATTTGCGCCAAAGCTATTGCCCTGGTGCTGGTGGTTCATTACTTCGTACTGCTCGCCCAGTTGTGCATTGAGCAGCTCAATCTGTTGATTCTCCCTGATGGCGATATATTCCATTTCAGCCGTAATGATCCCTTTTTTGGCGTAGTGCATTTGCGATACATTGGCGCCAGCCTGTGCTTTGTAGGGTTTATTGATGAAATTAAAGCGTAAGGCATCAAGCTTTTCATCGGCCAGGCGCTGTTGGCCATAGGCAGAAGATGGTTGAGGGAGTTCTTCAACATCAAGCCTGTCTTTTATCCATTGCTCCCTGATGCGGGGCAAACCTTTTTTTACATCAATAAGGGCATCAGGATCGGTGTATGGCCCGCTGGTATCGTAAACGGTTACCGGCGGATTGGGCTCGGTTAAGCCAAAGCCGTTATGGATTTTGGTTTCCGATAAACTGATTTCGCGCATGGCTACCTGGATATCGTGGATTTTTCCGGGTACAAATATTTTGCGTGAGGCCGGAAATGGGCTACGGCTGATGACTTCCTGGTTTGGGGTTTTTTCTTGTTTCATATGGGTAGAATCAATTATTGAGTGATTGAATGAGAGAGGGATTGAATTATTGAGTGAGAGAATGATTGAATTACAGAAAGGAGTGAATTAGCTATACTTTACATTCAATCATTCAAAATTTATTCATTCAATCAACCTCCCTGCGTGGCTTTTATGAGTATAACCTGATCGCCTGGATTTAGCACATGCCTGTCCCAATCAGATTTGGAAATGATGGTTTGGTTTACGGCTATGGCAAGGCCATTGGTTTCTGAAACGAGCACAAGATCAAGCATCTGTTCTATGGAACAGGCCTCGTTAAGAAGATGGTTTTGATTGTTTATAGTTACTTCCATATTTAAAAAATTGGAAAAACTATAGAGATTGCCCGTAGTTGGGTCGAAAAGACAGCAATTTATTGCTTTCACTTTTCCCTTCGGCAGTACTAACTGCATCAGGTTCAAAGGGTATTTCTCAGCACGTAGGCACCCCTAAAGTTTTTTGTAAATATATAAGATTAAATTTCTATTGCAAATAAAAAAATAAAAGAGCTGTTTTAGGTAGATGTATTATTTTTAAGATGAAGTGCTTGATCTTTATTTATTTTTTCTTCCCGACAGTATAGGTATAGATAGAATCTATATTTATTGCTTATAATATAACTAAAAATTAATCGAATAACTGATGGCCAAGCAAAGTTCATTTAACAGCAAAGTACACAGAGAGAAGGCGCAGAGGCCGTAGAGTTGGGTGCCAAGTTCTTTATCATATAAGGAATTGAAGAAAATATAAGACTATTGCTCTTATATGAACCTTCTATGGCTGATATGGTTCAATTTAAAAGATCCTGAAATAAATTCATGATGACGATGCACGGAGGATTGGGCCTTCGACTACGCTCTGGATGGTGATCGCAGAGATTACGCGTTGATCGACTTCTGACTCTAGACTCAGGACTTTAAGAAAAACCCCTATCTTCGTTGCTTTAAATAGAAACCTGAATATATGCAAAGCCTGTTAGCATTACAAAGCGGAAAACTTAAAGGAGCGGTATCGTTAAAGCTTTCAGAATCGCTTCGTTCTTTTCCTGAAGAAATATTCGATTTGGCTGATACACTGGAAGTATTGGATCTTTCTTTTAACAAGCTAAGTGCCCTGCCGGCAGATTTTGGGCGTTTAAAGAAATTGAAGATTTTCTTCTGTTCTGAAAACCTTTTCACGGTGATGCCAGAGGTACTAGCCGATTGCCCCTTGCTTGATATTGTAGGGTTTAAATCCAACCAGATTATAACGGTGCCAGCAAAATCGCTCAACCCTAATCTTCGCTGGTTGATTTTAACAAACAACAACATTGCCGAATTACCCAAAGAAATTGGACAGTGTAAGCGCATGCAAAAGCTAATGTTATCGGGTAATCGTTTAATGCAACTGCCCGATGAATTGAGCAGCTGCCATAATTTATCGTTATTACGAATAGCTGCTAATAAACTGCATGCGCTGCCTCAGTGGATTACCGCCATGCCAAAACTATCGTGGGTTGCATTTTCGGGGAACAACTTTAGTAAAACACCGGCTGTAGAAGCACTTTCGTCAGTTAATTGGCACGATTTAGAGATTAATCATTTATTGGGTGAAGGTGCTTCGGGTATTATTTCGAAAGCAAACCGGACTATTGGTGATGAAACTCAAGAGGTGGCGGTTAAAATATTTAAGGGCAATGTAACCAGTGATGGTTTGCCGGAAGATGAAATGACGGCCTACATTGCTGCGCGGGTTACCACCCCGGTTTGGTTAATTTAATTGGACAGATTGCCCTGCACCCAGAGGATAAAAAAGGATTAGTGATGGACCTCATTCCTCATCATTTTTATAACCTGGGTAATCCACCGAGTTTAGAAAGCTGTACCAGGGATGTTTTTCCGGCAGATAGGCAGCTGTCAGAAAAACAGTTGCTGAGTATTGCCAAAACCATCGCTTCTTTAGCTGCGCAATTGCACGGGGCCGGGATTATGCATGGCGATTTATATGCACACAATATCCTGATTGATGATGAGGGCAGTACGTTGTTCGGCGATTTTGGTGCCGCAAGTTTTTATGATCAGGCTGATGATGCGCTCGCCTTTGCGCTGGAACGGATAGAAGTTAGTGCTTATGGTTACCTGCTGGATGATTTACTTTCTTTAAAAAATGAAGCCGTAAGCAGTGCATGTTTAAATGCTTTGAGTACGCT
Encoded proteins:
- a CDS encoding thiazole synthase, whose product is MLTIADQTFSSRLFTGTGKFSSAKEMESALMASASELVTVALKRVDLKDKDDDILQHLKHPHINLLPNTSGVRNAKEAIFAAQLAREALETNWIKLEIHPDPKYLMPDPIETLKATEELVKLGFVVLPYIHADPVLCKRLEDVGTAAVMPLGSPIGSNKGLRTIDFLEIIISQSRVPVIIDAGIGAPSDAAKAMEIGADAVLVNTAIAIAKDPTNMAIAFKMAVEAGRMAFEAKLGGQQHFAAASSPLTAFLDEQF
- a CDS encoding protein kinase; this translates as MVNLIGQIALHPEDKKGLVMDLIPHHFYNLGNPPSLESCTRDVFPADRQLSEKQLLSIAKTIASLAAQLHGAGIMHGDLYAHNILIDDEGSTLFGDFGAASFYDQADDALAFALERIEVSAYGYLLDDLLSLKNEAVSSACLNALSTLRDACLFTSPLNRPGFQDLVKALADI
- a CDS encoding thiamine phosphate synthase, producing MIHPLQYISQAPRTGTHLDAIEAVLQAGGKWIQLRIKNQSEAEILPFANAAQALCERYGAKLIINDYPYLAKAVGSYGVHLGLQDMPIAEARKVISPTQLIGGTANTFEHILQRVAEGADYIGLGPFRFTHTKENLSPIVGLEGYQKLMEKVQQAGIKTPIVAIGGIEAADIPAILETGIYGIAISAALTNQTQMAAVLEEINSKFNIHSI
- the thiS gene encoding sulfur carrier protein ThiS produces the protein MEVTINNQNHLLNEACSIEQMLDLVLVSETNGLAIAVNQTIISKSDWDRHVLNPGDQVILIKATQGG
- a CDS encoding leucine-rich repeat domain-containing protein, which produces MQSLLALQSGKLKGAVSLKLSESLRSFPEEIFDLADTLEVLDLSFNKLSALPADFGRLKKLKIFFCSENLFTVMPEVLADCPLLDIVGFKSNQIITVPAKSLNPNLRWLILTNNNIAELPKEIGQCKRMQKLMLSGNRLMQLPDELSSCHNLSLLRIAANKLHALPQWITAMPKLSWVAFSGNNFSKTPAVEALSSVNWHDLEINHLLGEGASGIISKANRTIGDETQEVAVKIFKGNVTSDGLPEDEMTAYIAARVTTPVWLI
- a CDS encoding thiamine phosphate synthase — its product is MELIVIAKPTIFKEECPLVNQLFEAGLQVFHLRKENANEGDYRRIIEGILPEYRPQIALHHFHSLANDYNINRIHHTESFRKSRGDEELPKHKVFSTSIHQLSDLDQIRSYHYSFFGPVFNSLSKPGYLGLIPPGFRLNKKSTQPKMIALGGIGLNQIDQVKEMNFDGIALLGSIWNDPAQALINFKKAQQHCLAHHQPL
- the thiH gene encoding 2-iminoacetate synthase ThiH encodes the protein MNSFNTVFESYNWDDAKASIYDKTAADVERALDSTQRSLDDFKALISPAALPYLEDMAQISQRLTLDRFGRVIQMYIPLYLSNECNNICTYCGFSYDNKVRRRTLNPMEIMQEVAVIKGMGYDHVLLVTGEANQSVHTDYFKKVLDLISPHFAHISMEVQPLDVADYETLIPHGLNTVLVYQETYHQDDYRKHHPKGKKSNFLYRLETPDRLGQAGIHKMGLGVLIGLEDWRTDSFFTALHLSYLEKQYWQSKFSISFPRLRPFSGGLEPKVVMNDKELVQLICAYRLFNSEVELSISTRETVAFRNQVIKLGITAISAGSKTNPGGYQVEPQSLEQFEISDERSAQEIAAMIRKQGYEPIWKDWDRSLISKSC
- the thiC gene encoding phosphomethylpyrimidine synthase ThiC, with protein sequence MKQEKTPNQEVISRSPFPASRKIFVPGKIHDIQVAMREISLSETKIHNGFGLTEPNPPVTVYDTSGPYTDPDALIDVKKGLPRIREQWIKDRLDVEELPQPSSAYGQQRLADEKLDALRFNFINKPYKAQAGANVSQMHYAKKGIITAEMEYIAIRENQQIELLNAQLGEQYEVMNHQHQGNSFGANTPKGYITPEFVRAEVAAGRAVIPCNINHPELEPMIIGRNFLVKINANIGNSAVTSTIEEEVEKAVWACRWGADTIMDLSTGKNIHETREWIIRNSPVPIGTVPIYQALEKVNGKAEDLTWEIFRDTLIEQAEQGVDYFTIHAGVLLRYVPLTAKRITGIVSRGGSIMAKWCLAHHKENFLYTHFEEICEIMKAYDVAFSLGDGLRPGCIADANDAAQFSELETLGELTKIAWKHDVQTIIEGPGHVPMHLIKTNMEKQLEHCGEAPFYTLGPLTIDIAPGYDHITSAIGAAMIGWFGTAMLCYVTPKEHLGLPNKKDVKDGVITYKIAAHAADLAKGHPGAQYRDNALSKARFEFRWEDQFNLSLDPDTAKEFHDETLPAEGAKIAHFCSMCGPNFCSMKITQDVREYAAKQGVEAEDALAKGMQEKSKEFTEKGSEIYF